The following proteins come from a genomic window of Fibrobacter sp. UWR4:
- the secY gene encoding preprotein translocase subunit SecY, translated as MEALKKAIDAFVNAFKIEDLRKKLLFTLGFLIIYRVGAHITIPGVNSAVLAEYFRNSNNLFGLYDSFTGGAFAKATVFALGIMPYISASIIIQLMGSVIPAIQALQKEGQEGRAKLNQYTRYFTVALAALQGWGISVWLSSLKVSTAVASNVSVLADDFTSGSGILGFRLLATLTFTAGTIFVMYLGEQITSHGVGNGISLIIFAGIVGGLPRAVLSEVEMFKEGIKGHALFNEAIILAIVLAIIGFIVFMEQANRRIPLQSPRRTVGSKVMGGQASYLPFKVNTANVIPVIFASCIMFIPAMIASWFPNVSAMQSFAIMLIPGHALYSVVFALLIIFFTFFYTAIQYNPNDIAENLKRSGGFIPGVRPGKQTAEYIDHVLTRISLTGALYLAFIAVAPLHLKDSLDMSFYIGGTSVLIVVGVALDTLRQLEAQLHTKNYEGFLKHGRIRGRMAS; from the coding sequence ATGGAAGCTCTCAAGAAAGCTATTGATGCGTTCGTCAATGCCTTCAAGATAGAAGACCTGCGTAAAAAGCTCCTTTTTACGCTTGGTTTTCTTATCATTTATCGCGTTGGTGCTCACATCACCATCCCCGGAGTGAACTCTGCTGTTCTGGCTGAGTACTTCCGTAATTCGAACAACTTGTTCGGCTTGTACGACTCCTTCACGGGTGGTGCTTTCGCGAAGGCGACTGTATTTGCCCTGGGTATCATGCCCTACATTAGCGCGAGCATCATCATTCAGTTGATGGGCTCCGTTATTCCTGCGATCCAGGCCTTGCAGAAGGAAGGACAGGAAGGGCGCGCTAAGCTGAACCAGTACACCCGTTACTTCACCGTTGCCTTGGCTGCGCTGCAGGGATGGGGTATTTCAGTTTGGCTATCCAGCCTTAAGGTTTCCACGGCTGTCGCATCCAACGTGTCCGTCTTAGCGGACGACTTCACCTCTGGGTCCGGCATCCTTGGTTTCCGTTTGTTAGCTACCCTGACCTTCACTGCCGGTACGATCTTTGTGATGTACCTGGGCGAACAGATTACTTCGCATGGTGTGGGTAATGGTATCTCTCTAATCATCTTCGCCGGTATCGTCGGCGGCCTCCCGAGGGCTGTCCTTTCCGAAGTGGAAATGTTTAAGGAAGGCATTAAGGGCCATGCACTGTTTAACGAGGCTATCATTCTCGCTATCGTGCTCGCTATTATTGGCTTCATCGTTTTCATGGAACAGGCGAACCGTCGCATTCCGCTCCAAAGTCCTCGTAGGACGGTTGGAAGCAAGGTTATGGGTGGTCAGGCCAGTTATTTGCCCTTCAAGGTGAATACTGCTAATGTGATCCCTGTAATTTTTGCAAGCTGCATTATGTTCATTCCGGCCATGATCGCCTCCTGGTTCCCGAATGTTTCTGCTATGCAGTCCTTTGCAATCATGCTTATTCCTGGCCACGCACTTTACAGTGTCGTGTTCGCTCTCCTGATTATTTTCTTCACCTTCTTCTACACGGCAATTCAGTACAACCCGAATGATATTGCTGAAAATCTGAAGAGGTCTGGTGGATTTATTCCGGGAGTACGTCCGGGCAAGCAGACTGCAGAGTATATTGACCATGTTTTGACCCGAATTTCTCTGACTGGTGCGCTTTATTTGGCATTTATTGCCGTTGCGCCCCTTCATTTGAAAGACTCTCTCGATATGAGTTTCTATATTGGGGGTACCTCGGTGTTAATCGTGGTAGGTGTTGCTCTTGATACTCTTCGCCAGCTCGAAGCTCAACTGCATACCAAGAACTATGAAGGTTTCCTGAAGCATGGCCG
- the rplO gene encoding 50S ribosomal protein L15: protein MELNTLNPGKAKVVKRKRIGRGPGSGWGTTAGRGQKGAGARKSAKAGRVAFEGGQMPIHRRIPKRGFKHAGVEFQIVNLKKLASCSVVDFDAQSLFDQGFIRNVEQPVKVLAFGTIDKAINVKVDAISEKAKAAIEAAGGKVEII, encoded by the coding sequence ATGGAACTCAATACTCTCAATCCTGGCAAGGCCAAGGTCGTTAAGCGCAAGCGTATCGGCCGTGGTCCGGGTTCTGGTTGGGGCACCACTGCTGGCCGTGGTCAGAAGGGTGCAGGTGCTCGTAAGAGTGCTAAGGCCGGTCGCGTCGCTTTTGAAGGCGGCCAGATGCCTATCCACCGTCGTATCCCGAAGCGTGGTTTCAAGCACGCTGGTGTCGAATTCCAGATCGTGAACCTCAAGAAGCTCGCTTCTTGCAGCGTTGTGGACTTCGATGCTCAGTCTCTGTTCGATCAGGGCTTCATCCGTAACGTCGAACAGCCGGTCAAGGTCCTCGCTTTTGGTACCATTGACAAGGCTATCAATGTCAAGGTAGACGCTATCAGCGAAAAGGCAAAGGCTGCCATTGAAGCTGCTGGCGGTAAAGTCGAGATCATCTAA
- the rpmD gene encoding 50S ribosomal protein L30 codes for MKKVRITLIKGIVRRLPMHRANVAALGLRKIGQTVEHNLTPSIQGMINAVADMVKVEEI; via the coding sequence ATGAAGAAAGTTCGTATTACTTTGATCAAGGGTATCGTCCGTCGCCTCCCGATGCATCGTGCAAACGTTGCAGCTCTGGGTCTCCGCAAGATCGGACAGACTGTTGAACACAATTTGACCCCCAGCATCCAGGGCATGATCAACGCCGTGGCTGACATGGTTAAGGTCGAGGAGATCTAA
- the rpsE gene encoding 30S ribosomal protein S5 yields MEREAQVSEFEDKVVHINRCAKTVKGGRRMSFSALVVIGNKNGKVGVGLGKAKEVSEAIRKGTEAAHRNIVEVQLLDGTIPHDIEVKSGATRILLMPAAPGTGVIAGAAARAVLELAGVRNILTKIHGSSNPSTVVSACIEGLVSQKNKQDCAVLRGANA; encoded by the coding sequence TTGGAACGCGAAGCTCAAGTTTCTGAATTTGAAGACAAGGTTGTACACATCAACCGTTGCGCTAAGACTGTTAAGGGTGGTCGTCGTATGTCCTTCTCCGCTCTCGTTGTCATCGGCAACAAGAACGGCAAGGTCGGCGTAGGCCTCGGCAAGGCTAAGGAAGTTTCCGAAGCTATCCGTAAGGGTACCGAAGCTGCTCACCGCAACATCGTTGAAGTCCAGCTCCTGGACGGCACCATTCCTCATGACATCGAAGTCAAGAGCGGTGCAACTCGCATCCTCCTGATGCCGGCTGCTCCGGGTACTGGTGTTATCGCTGGTGCTGCTGCTCGTGCAGTTCTCGAACTCGCCGGTGTGCGCAACATCCTCACCAAGATTCACGGTTCTTCCAATCCGAGCACTGTCGTCAGCGCTTGCATTGAAGGCCTTGTTTCCCAGAAGAATAAACAGGACTGCGCAGTTCTGCGCGGTGCTAACGCCTAA
- the rplR gene encoding 50S ribosomal protein L18: MTAIAKKRIQSRIARHARVRKSVVGTAECPRLAVRRSLSHMVAQIIDDANNKSIAQLSTTSKDFQGKFGEMTKSEQSKQLGLLIAEVAKSKGIESVVFDRGGYIYHGRVQALAEGAREGGLKF, encoded by the coding sequence ATGACTGCAATTGCTAAGAAAAGAATCCAGTCCAGAATCGCACGCCACGCTCGCGTACGTAAGTCTGTCGTCGGAACTGCAGAATGCCCTCGTTTGGCTGTTCGCCGTTCCTTGTCTCACATGGTCGCCCAGATTATCGATGACGCAAACAACAAGTCTATCGCTCAGCTCTCCACTACTTCCAAGGATTTCCAGGGCAAGTTTGGTGAAATGACGAAGTCTGAACAGAGCAAGCAGCTCGGTCTCTTGATTGCTGAAGTCGCAAAGTCCAAGGGCATTGAATCCGTGGTCTTTGACCGCGGCGGTTACATCTATCATGGTCGCGTTCAGGCCCTTGCAGAAGGTGCTCGTGAAGGCGGCTTGAAGTTCTAA
- the rplF gene encoding 50S ribosomal protein L6, with translation MSRIGKAIINVPANVKVAINGQNIKVEGPLGKLEADVHELITIKFENNQLSFTRPDDQKFSRAIHGTTRALVANMVEGVTKGFEKILEIVGVGYRVEQKGKDLNLVLGFSHPVIYQAPEGVELKAVDPLKISIKGIDKQKVGQAAAEIRKYRRPEPYKGKGIKYAGEIVRRKQGKKTGK, from the coding sequence ATGTCCCGTATCGGTAAAGCTATTATCAACGTTCCGGCAAACGTAAAGGTTGCCATCAATGGTCAGAACATCAAGGTCGAAGGTCCTCTCGGCAAGCTCGAAGCTGACGTTCACGAACTGATCACCATCAAGTTCGAAAACAACCAGCTGTCCTTCACCCGTCCTGACGATCAGAAGTTCTCCCGTGCTATCCACGGCACCACTCGCGCTCTCGTTGCCAACATGGTCGAAGGCGTGACCAAGGGTTTCGAAAAAATTCTCGAAATCGTTGGCGTTGGCTACCGTGTAGAACAGAAGGGTAAGGACCTGAACCTCGTTCTCGGTTTCTCTCACCCGGTTATCTACCAGGCACCGGAAGGCGTTGAACTGAAGGCTGTTGATCCTCTGAAGATTTCCATCAAGGGTATCGACAAGCAGAAGGTCGGCCAGGCTGCAGCAGAAATTCGCAAGTACCGTCGTCCTGAACCGTATAAGGGCAAGGGCATTAAGTACGCTGGCGAAATTGTCCGTCGCAAGCAGGGTAAGAAGACAGGTAAATAA
- the rpsH gene encoding 30S ribosomal protein S8 has translation MAMTDPIADMLTRIRNASTAKLPVVDIPASNLKREIARVLQEKGFIKKFVVVEDGKQGILKVLLRYTNGESAIQGIQRVSTPGLRHYVDSAKLPRVRNGLGFAIISTSKGVMTDHEARKENVGGEVIAKVW, from the coding sequence ATGGCAATGACAGATCCTATCGCCGATATGCTCACCCGTATCCGCAATGCCTCTACGGCAAAGCTCCCCGTGGTGGACATTCCCGCCAGCAACCTGAAGCGCGAAATCGCACGCGTGCTGCAGGAAAAAGGTTTCATTAAGAAGTTCGTCGTAGTTGAAGATGGCAAGCAGGGTATCCTGAAGGTCCTCCTCCGCTACACCAATGGCGAATCTGCAATCCAGGGCATCCAGCGCGTGTCTACGCCGGGTCTTCGTCACTACGTTGACTCTGCTAAGCTTCCTCGCGTTCGTAACGGCCTCGGCTTTGCTATCATCTCCACCTCTAAAGGCGTCATGACTGACCACGAAGCTCGCAAGGAAAATGTGGGCGGCGAAGTCATCGCAAAGGTTTGGTAA
- a CDS encoding type Z 30S ribosomal protein S14, which yields MASKRMIEKCKRTPKYTVRGYNRCKRCGRPHAFMRRFGLCRICFREMALAGEIPGITKSSW from the coding sequence ATGGCAAGCAAAAGAATGATTGAAAAATGCAAGCGTACTCCGAAGTATACCGTTCGTGGGTACAACCGTTGCAAGCGTTGCGGTAGGCCGCACGCCTTTATGCGCCGCTTTGGCCTTTGCCGTATTTGCTTCCGCGAAATGGCACTCGCCGGCGAAATCCCCGGTATCACTAAGTCTTCTTGGTAA
- the rplE gene encoding 50S ribosomal protein L5 — protein sequence MNQMKQFYLEKVVPALQQKFAYKNVMEIPRLQKIVINMGVGAASQNRKILDEAADTLTAISGQKAVVTNAKKAIANFHLREGIGIGAKVTLHGDNMWDFLFRFINIDLPRVRDFRGLARRGFDGMGNFTLGIKEQTIFVEIDIDKISRTFGMDISFVTSAKTDDEGRALLEELGLPFRK from the coding sequence ATGAACCAGATGAAGCAATTTTATCTCGAAAAAGTCGTCCCGGCCTTGCAGCAGAAGTTTGCTTACAAGAACGTGATGGAAATTCCCCGCCTTCAGAAGATCGTGATCAACATGGGCGTGGGCGCTGCTTCCCAGAACCGTAAGATTCTCGACGAAGCTGCTGACACTCTGACCGCTATCTCTGGTCAGAAGGCTGTCGTTACCAATGCTAAGAAGGCTATCGCTAACTTCCACCTTCGTGAAGGTATCGGTATCGGTGCTAAGGTAACCCTCCATGGCGATAACATGTGGGACTTCCTGTTCCGCTTTATCAACATCGACCTTCCCCGTGTTCGTGACTTCCGTGGTCTCGCACGTCGTGGCTTCGATGGCATGGGTAACTTTACCCTGGGCATTAAGGAACAGACCATCTTCGTCGAAATCGATATCGACAAGATCTCTCGCACTTTCGGTATGGACATCTCTTTCGTCACCTCTGCAAAGACCGACGACGAAGGCCGTGCCCTGCTTGAAGAACTTGGACTCCCCTTCCGTAAGTAA
- the rplX gene encoding 50S ribosomal protein L24: MANIKKNDNVKVISGANKGKTGTVISVKGGKVTVSGVNVCKRHEKPSQTNQTGGIIEKELPIDISNVMLLEGNTPVRTRIVREAGKKAVRVSVKTGKAV; the protein is encoded by the coding sequence ATGGCTAACATCAAGAAGAATGATAACGTCAAGGTGATTTCCGGTGCCAACAAGGGCAAGACCGGCACCGTGATCAGTGTCAAGGGCGGCAAGGTGACCGTTAGCGGCGTTAACGTCTGCAAGCGTCATGAAAAGCCGAGCCAGACTAACCAGACTGGTGGCATCATCGAAAAGGAACTGCCGATCGACATTTCCAACGTGATGCTTCTCGAAGGCAACACTCCCGTTCGTACCCGCATCGTTCGCGAAGCTGGTAAGAAGGCTGTTCGCGTGAGCGTCAAAACCGGTAAGGCGGTATAA
- the rplN gene encoding 50S ribosomal protein L14, whose product MIQEETRLVVADNSGAKEVACIRVLGGTNRRYASIGDVIKVAVKDAIPQSKVKKGSVADAVVVRTRKEIARPDGTLIRFSDNAVVLINKEGEPRGTRIFGPVARELRDKKYMKIISLAPEVL is encoded by the coding sequence ATGATTCAAGAAGAAACCAGACTCGTCGTGGCCGATAACAGTGGTGCCAAGGAAGTCGCCTGCATCCGTGTTTTGGGTGGCACAAACCGTCGCTATGCTAGCATCGGTGATGTCATCAAGGTAGCCGTTAAGGACGCTATCCCCCAGAGCAAGGTGAAGAAGGGTTCCGTGGCAGACGCAGTAGTCGTCCGCACCCGTAAGGAAATCGCACGTCCGGATGGAACGCTTATCCGTTTCTCCGACAATGCAGTGGTTCTCATCAATAAGGAAGGTGAACCGCGTGGAACCCGTATTTTTGGACCGGTGGCTCGTGAGCTCCGCGACAAGAAATACATGAAGATCATCTCCCTCGCACCTGAGGTTCTCTAA
- the rpsQ gene encoding 30S ribosomal protein S17: MDRNLRKVKQGVVSSDKMDKTITVVVENRKRHPMYNKIMTTTKKLKAHDEKNEAEEGDLVEIMETRPLSATKRWRLVRIVEKKK, translated from the coding sequence ATGGATAGAAACCTTCGTAAGGTTAAGCAGGGTGTAGTCTCCTCTGACAAGATGGATAAGACCATCACGGTTGTGGTTGAAAACCGCAAGCGTCACCCGATGTACAACAAAATCATGACCACTACCAAGAAGCTCAAGGCTCACGATGAAAAGAATGAAGCCGAAGAAGGCGACCTGGTAGAAATCATGGAAACTCGTCCCCTCTCTGCAACCAAGCGCTGGCGCCTGGTTCGCATTGTGGAAAAGAAGAAATAA
- the rpmC gene encoding 50S ribosomal protein L29: protein MKARELKELGVDQLKEKLAQLNLDLFNYRMAAKLGSLEKPSLIQATRKDIARIKTILTEKAKA, encoded by the coding sequence ATGAAGGCACGTGAATTAAAGGAACTGGGCGTTGACCAGCTCAAGGAAAAGCTGGCCCAGTTGAATCTCGATCTGTTCAACTACCGTATGGCTGCAAAGCTCGGTAGCTTGGAAAAACCCTCTTTGATTCAGGCAACCCGCAAGGACATCGCCCGTATCAAGACCATCCTCACCGAAAAGGCCAAGGCATAA
- the rplP gene encoding 50S ribosomal protein L16, whose translation MLSPKRTLHRKQMKGRMKGVASRGNSIAFGEFGIQALEKCWLTARQIEAARIAMTRKIKRGGRVWIRVFPDKPITRHPAEARMGKGKGAVEFWAAVILPGRIIFEMGGVERELALEALHVAAQKLPLKCKIIEESEI comes from the coding sequence ATGCTGAGTCCTAAAAGAACATTACATCGTAAGCAGATGAAAGGCCGCATGAAGGGCGTCGCCTCTCGCGGCAACTCCATCGCCTTCGGCGAATTCGGCATTCAGGCTCTTGAAAAGTGCTGGCTCACTGCTCGTCAGATTGAAGCTGCTCGTATCGCCATGACTCGTAAGATCAAGCGCGGTGGCCGCGTTTGGATCCGCGTCTTCCCCGACAAGCCGATTACCCGCCATCCTGCAGAAGCTCGTATGGGTAAGGGTAAGGGTGCTGTCGAATTCTGGGCAGCCGTCATCCTCCCGGGTCGCATCATTTTCGAAATGGGTGGTGTTGAACGCGAACTGGCACTGGAAGCTCTCCATGTGGCAGCTCAGAAGCTCCCCCTCAAGTGCAAAATCATCGAAGAATCGGAGATCTAA
- the rpsC gene encoding 30S ribosomal protein S3: MGQKTHPNGLRLGVIRGWESKWYAEDKFADLLYEDIVLRRYLMKRFEHASLSKVGIERTVKKVNVNLFTARPGIVIGRKGEELEKLKGELQFLTGKEIYINVQEIKRPDADSKLVAENIARQLEKRISFRRAMKRAIQNAMRAGVEGIKIQCGGRLGGAEIARVEKYAEGRVPLHTLRADIDYATAIAKTVYGAIGIKVWIMHGEKIGKDVMSDNKREK; the protein is encoded by the coding sequence ATGGGTCAGAAAACTCATCCGAATGGTCTTCGTCTTGGCGTTATCCGCGGCTGGGAATCCAAGTGGTATGCCGAAGACAAGTTTGCCGATCTTCTTTATGAAGACATCGTGCTCCGTCGCTACTTGATGAAGCGCTTCGAACATGCTTCCCTGTCCAAGGTTGGCATCGAACGTACCGTCAAGAAGGTGAATGTTAACCTCTTTACCGCTCGCCCGGGTATCGTTATCGGTCGTAAGGGCGAAGAATTGGAGAAGTTGAAGGGCGAACTCCAGTTCCTCACCGGAAAAGAAATCTATATTAACGTCCAGGAAATCAAGCGTCCCGACGCCGACTCCAAGCTCGTTGCCGAAAACATCGCTCGTCAGCTCGAAAAGCGTATTTCCTTCCGTCGCGCTATGAAGCGCGCCATCCAGAACGCTATGCGCGCTGGTGTGGAAGGTATCAAGATTCAGTGCGGTGGCCGTCTCGGTGGTGCTGAAATCGCTCGCGTTGAAAAGTATGCTGAAGGCCGCGTGCCTCTGCACACTCTTCGTGCAGACATTGATTACGCAACTGCTATCGCTAAGACCGTTTACGGTGCTATCGGTATCAAGGTGTGGATCATGCACGGCGAAAAGATTGGTAAGGACGTCATGTCCGATAACAAGAGAGAGAAGTAA
- the rplV gene encoding 50S ribosomal protein L22, whose translation MQAVAKVKNVRYGVRKLRRVVDLVRGKSVAEAFAMLSILHTQTKGAPLVENALKSAVANFKQKAAGAVAVEELVIKTITADGATIMKRIHPRSQGRAFRIEKPLSHITVVVANKE comes from the coding sequence ATGCAAGCTGTCGCTAAAGTGAAAAACGTACGCTACGGTGTTCGCAAGCTGCGTCGCGTTGTCGACCTGGTTCGCGGTAAGTCCGTTGCAGAAGCATTCGCAATGCTTTCCATCCTCCACACGCAGACCAAGGGCGCTCCCCTGGTAGAAAATGCTCTGAAGTCCGCTGTTGCTAACTTCAAGCAGAAGGCTGCCGGTGCTGTTGCTGTCGAAGAACTGGTCATCAAGACCATTACTGCTGACGGTGCAACCATCATGAAGCGCATCCATCCGCGTTCTCAGGGCCGTGCTTTCCGTATCGAAAAGCCGCTCTCTCACATCACAGTCGTTGTGGCCAACAAGGAGTAA
- the rpsS gene encoding 30S ribosomal protein S19 — protein sequence MSRSLKKGAFVDSHVLVKAQAMAGSDKKQAIKTWSRRSTIIPDMVGLTFSVYNGKQFIPVYVTENMVGHKLGEFSLTRTFKGHRKTEAAGGKK from the coding sequence ATGTCCAGATCCCTTAAGAAAGGTGCGTTCGTGGATTCCCACGTTCTCGTCAAAGCTCAGGCAATGGCTGGTTCCGACAAGAAGCAGGCCATCAAGACCTGGTCTCGTCGTTCCACCATCATCCCCGATATGGTTGGTCTCACTTTCTCCGTCTATAACGGCAAGCAGTTCATCCCTGTCTATGTAACCGAAAACATGGTCGGTCACAAGCTCGGTGAATTCTCCCTGACCCGTACTTTCAAGGGCCACCGTAAGACTGAAGCTGCTGGAGGCAAGAAATAA
- the rplB gene encoding 50S ribosomal protein L2 yields the protein MGLKSYRPLTPTLRYKQIGDRKEITAEKPYKPLTEGIKRSSGRNNAGEITSRRRGGGHKKLYRIIDFKRKNTASCTVETVEYDPNRSARIALVKYEDGKRAYIIAPADIKVGDVLNAGEGAAFRLGNALPLREIPLNTIIHNIEMKPGKGAQIARSAGAGAELVAKDGKLCQVRLPSGEVRYIPEDCLATVGQVSNIDHMNESSGSAGRSRWLGKRPSVRGVVMNPVDHPLGGGEGRTSGGRHPCSPWGKNSKGAKTRNNKRTDRFIVRRRQKRA from the coding sequence ATGGGTCTGAAGTCTTATCGCCCGCTTACCCCGACGCTTCGTTACAAGCAGATTGGTGACCGCAAGGAAATCACTGCTGAAAAGCCGTACAAGCCGCTTACCGAAGGTATCAAGCGCAGCTCTGGCCGTAACAACGCCGGTGAAATCACCTCCCGCCGTCGCGGTGGTGGTCACAAGAAACTGTATCGTATCATCGACTTCAAGCGCAAGAACACCGCTTCCTGCACCGTCGAAACTGTTGAATACGATCCGAATCGTTCCGCACGTATCGCTCTCGTCAAGTACGAAGATGGCAAGCGCGCTTACATCATCGCTCCGGCCGACATCAAGGTTGGCGATGTGCTGAATGCTGGTGAAGGTGCCGCATTCCGCCTGGGTAACGCTCTTCCCCTCCGCGAAATTCCGCTGAACACCATTATCCACAACATCGAAATGAAGCCGGGCAAGGGTGCCCAGATTGCTCGTTCCGCTGGTGCCGGTGCAGAACTGGTTGCTAAGGATGGCAAGCTGTGTCAGGTCCGTCTCCCGAGTGGCGAAGTTCGCTACATCCCGGAAGACTGCCTCGCTACCGTTGGTCAGGTTTCCAATATCGATCACATGAATGAATCTTCCGGTTCTGCTGGCCGTTCTCGCTGGCTCGGTAAGCGTCCTTCTGTCCGCGGTGTCGTTATGAACCCGGTTGACCATCCGCTTGGTGGTGGTGAAGGTCGTACCTCTGGTGGTCGTCATCCCTGCTCTCCTTGGGGCAAGAACTCTAAGGGTGCAAAAACTCGTAACAATAAGCGTACCGATCGTTTCATCGTACGTCGTCGTCAGAAGAGGGCCTAA